The Leucobacter chromiiresistens nucleotide sequence CGCCGCCGCCGGGGCGGCTGAGCAGACGGACGCGGCGCAGCCCGAGAGCCGCGAGGCGGAGACCGCGAGCCCGGTGAACGGGCTCTGGCTCGGCGTTGGTGTCGGCGGTCTGGCCGTCCTCGCGGTGGCGGTCGCCGTCTTCGTGATCCTGCGCCGGCCGCGCCCCCGCGAGTGACGGGAGCCGCGCCCGCGTCGGCGTGAGACGCGCGCTACCCGCGCGACTCGTCGACGGAGAGCCATGCGGGGAAGGGGTCGGGCAGCATCCGCCAGCTGCCCGGCCCCGCCGCGAACTCCGCATCGGTGAGTGCGGCACCGTCGAGTGCGGCGGTGAGCGCCACCGGTTCGAGGTCGATGCCGATGAACGCGAGATCCTGCCCGATCGCGAGGAGCTCGGCCTCCGCGCTCACCGCGTCGCCGCCGATCGGCTCGAAGGAGATGACCCTGCCGATGTGGTCCCAGCTCGCGACGCGGCTCGGCCGGGTGGCGAGCCGGCAGAACCCGGCTGACCGCACGACGAAGCCGAACTCCCCGGGTTCGATGCGGCGATCGAGCACCGCCTGCAGGCGGCCCGGGTGCAGCGGCCGCTCGTGGGTGTAGCGCACAGCGGAGACGCGCGGGTCGCTCATGTGCGGGTCGTGCTCGCCGTTCAGCAGCGCCACCCATCCCGGCCCGTCCTGCTGCGGCGAGAGCGCCGGCGGCGCCGAGACGGGTTCGTGCCCCGCCTGGTGCAGGCTCAATCGCGAGCGCGGCGCGAGGTGGTTCGCGAGCGCCATGATTGTCGAGAGGTGCGCGGTCGGGAGCGACTCCCAGTTCACGAAGACGATCTGCGTGGAGTACTCCATCTGGCTGACGAGCAG carries:
- a CDS encoding GTP-binding protein, coding for MHTIEITAVMGACAPERRALAARRAAHTGAALITAARLAHHPDPLLEAAALAPWAGASRRAVIELPTDVRATEAIGAFGAEPDRVQLIHLVCVVDAVHFLTDVMRDDYLPMRSSGVHVARAELLVSQMEYSTQIVFVNWESLPTAHLSTIMALANHLAPRSRLSLHQAGHEPVSAPPALSPQQDGPGWVALLNGEHDPHMSDPRVSAVRYTHERPLHPGRLQAVLDRRIEPGEFGFVVRSAGFCRLATRPSRVASWDHIGRVISFEPIGGDAVSAEAELLAIGQDLAFIGIDLEPVALTAALDGAALTDAEFAAGPGSWRMLPDPFPAWLSVDESRG